One Telluria mixta DNA window includes the following coding sequences:
- a CDS encoding FKBP-type peptidyl-prolyl cis-trans isomerase translates to MIRRIALASLLLAAVAANAQDASQQAGDGLQGPKDPAQATANAANPANPNNPVNPAPEAQAEQGPKVQVIDHVIGKGTEAMVGSTVVVNYTGWFYKPLAAKQRGRKFDSSLDAGREPLEFQLGARQVIKGWEQGVQGMKVGGKRTLIIPSELAYGKRGAGGGSIPPDSDLIFDVELLKVK, encoded by the coding sequence ATGATCCGTCGTATCGCCTTAGCCAGCCTGCTGCTGGCGGCCGTCGCCGCCAACGCGCAGGACGCATCCCAGCAGGCCGGCGACGGCCTGCAAGGTCCCAAGGACCCGGCCCAGGCCACCGCCAACGCCGCCAATCCGGCCAATCCGAACAATCCCGTCAATCCGGCACCCGAAGCGCAAGCGGAGCAGGGGCCGAAGGTGCAGGTCATCGACCACGTGATCGGCAAGGGTACCGAGGCGATGGTCGGCAGCACGGTCGTCGTCAACTACACGGGCTGGTTCTACAAGCCGCTGGCCGCCAAGCAACGCGGCCGCAAGTTCGACTCGTCGCTGGACGCGGGCCGCGAACCGCTCGAGTTCCAGCTCGGCGCGCGCCAGGTCATCAAGGGCTGGGAGCAGGGCGTGCAGGGCATGAAGGTGGGCGGCAAGCGCACCCTGATCATCCCGAGCGAACTCGCGTACGGCAAGCGCGGCGCCGGCGGCGGTTCCATTCCGCCGGATTCCGACCTGATCTTCGACGTCGAACTCTTGAAGGTCAAGTAA
- the pdxH gene encoding pyridoxamine 5'-phosphate oxidase encodes MNNLLADPAPDFDQPVAVLKHCHGRIRKQLATLEKLVAHLPEHGADEQARQAATAVLKYFDKAAHLHHEDEEQDLLPMLLAVAKGDDAATLQALVPVILQEHKDMDAMWQDLHEQLMGIADGSGTQLSASIVRRFVQSYHGHMEREEGIVAPMALRLFGPDQMARLGGAMRQRRGLEQTTSPATPAPSIGETVADLRKDYGQARLDESDVASDPMDQFTRWFEEALKAEVNEPNAMSVATVGEDGRPTSRIVLVKQFDARGFTWYTNYDSQKGKQLASKPFAALLFFWSELERQVRIEGRVERTSAEESDKYFNSRPLKSRLSAIASEQSEPIANRAALEQHYEEVARQYGEAPPRPQHWGGFRLVPERIEFWQGRRSRFHDRIVYTRQEDGSWTRQRLQP; translated from the coding sequence ATGAACAACCTTCTTGCCGACCCCGCTCCCGATTTCGACCAACCCGTCGCCGTCCTCAAGCACTGCCACGGCCGCATCCGTAAGCAGCTTGCCACGCTGGAAAAACTTGTCGCCCACCTGCCTGAACACGGTGCCGACGAGCAAGCGCGCCAGGCGGCGACGGCCGTGCTGAAATACTTCGACAAGGCCGCCCACCTGCACCACGAGGACGAGGAACAGGACCTGTTGCCGATGCTGCTGGCCGTCGCCAAGGGAGACGATGCGGCGACCCTGCAGGCCCTCGTACCCGTGATCCTGCAGGAACACAAGGACATGGATGCGATGTGGCAAGACCTGCACGAACAGCTGATGGGCATCGCGGACGGCAGCGGCACGCAGTTGTCGGCCTCCATCGTGCGCCGCTTCGTGCAGAGCTACCACGGCCATATGGAACGCGAAGAAGGCATCGTCGCGCCGATGGCACTGCGCCTCTTTGGTCCGGATCAGATGGCGCGCCTGGGCGGCGCCATGCGCCAGCGCCGCGGCCTGGAACAGACAACAAGCCCGGCAACCCCGGCGCCATCCATCGGCGAGACGGTCGCCGACCTGCGCAAGGATTACGGCCAGGCGCGCCTGGACGAAAGCGACGTGGCCAGCGATCCGATGGACCAGTTCACGCGCTGGTTCGAGGAAGCGCTGAAGGCCGAAGTGAACGAGCCGAACGCGATGAGCGTGGCCACCGTGGGCGAGGATGGGCGGCCGACGTCGCGCATTGTTCTCGTCAAGCAATTCGATGCGCGCGGGTTCACCTGGTACACGAATTACGACAGCCAGAAAGGCAAGCAGTTGGCAAGCAAGCCGTTTGCAGCTCTGCTATTCTTCTGGAGTGAACTTGAACGGCAAGTGCGGATCGAAGGCAGAGTTGAGCGCACGAGTGCCGAGGAAAGCGATAAGTATTTCAACAGCCGGCCGTTGAAAAGCCGGCTGTCGGCGATCGCGTCCGAACAAAGCGAGCCGATCGCAAACCGTGCCGCCCTCGAGCAACATTACGAGGAGGTGGCGCGTCAATATGGCGAAGCACCGCCACGGCCACAACACTGGGGCGGTTTTCGCCTGGTGCCGGAACGGATCGAGTTCTGGCAGGGGCGGCGTTCACGCTTCCACGACCGCATCGTCTACACGCGGCAGGAAGACGGCAGCTGGACGCGGCAACGTTTGCAACCCTGA
- the tcdA gene encoding tRNA cyclic N6-threonylcarbamoyladenosine(37) synthase TcdA translates to MTTTTTSLFDDVDFERRFGGIARLYGERALERFRAAHVCVVGVGGVGSWIVEALARSAVGRLTLIDLDNVAESNINRQIQALSTTVGMPKIEALKQRIALINPYCEVELVEDFIDPDNIPQMIGTDRFDYVVDAIDSVKAKAALIAYCSQHAIPLIVIGGAGGQLDPTKIEVRDLARTEQEPLLKKVRKILRARYGFARGEKNKYHIDAVFSMEPLRYPQSGDGDACEVDANSITGLNCAGFGSSMVVTATFGMVAAGHMLRKLAEEANAVRVPDHVTESVDAVQLEDALLS, encoded by the coding sequence ATGACTACGACTACCACCTCTCTTTTCGATGACGTCGACTTCGAGCGGCGCTTCGGCGGCATTGCCCGCCTCTACGGCGAGCGTGCACTGGAACGCTTCCGCGCGGCGCACGTTTGTGTGGTCGGCGTCGGCGGCGTCGGCTCCTGGATCGTCGAAGCGCTGGCCCGCAGCGCCGTCGGCCGGCTCACGCTCATCGACCTCGACAACGTGGCCGAATCCAACATCAACCGGCAGATCCAGGCCCTGTCGACCACGGTCGGCATGCCCAAGATCGAGGCGCTGAAACAGCGCATCGCGCTCATCAATCCGTACTGCGAAGTCGAGCTCGTCGAAGACTTCATCGATCCGGACAACATCCCGCAAATGATCGGGACCGACCGTTTCGACTACGTCGTCGACGCGATCGACAGCGTCAAGGCCAAGGCCGCGCTGATCGCGTACTGCAGCCAGCATGCGATCCCGCTGATCGTCATCGGCGGCGCCGGCGGCCAGCTTGATCCGACCAAGATCGAAGTGCGTGACCTCGCCCGCACCGAGCAGGAACCGCTGCTGAAAAAAGTGCGGAAGATCCTGCGTGCCCGCTACGGCTTCGCCCGCGGCGAAAAGAACAAGTACCACATCGACGCCGTGTTCTCGATGGAACCGCTGCGCTATCCGCAGTCCGGCGACGGCGACGCCTGCGAAGTCGACGCGAACAGCATCACGGGCCTGAACTGCGCCGGCTTCGGTTCGAGCATGGTCGTCACCGCGACGTTCGGCATGGTCGCGGCCGGCCACATGCTGCGCAAGCTGGCGGAGGAGGCCAATGCCGTGCGGGTGCCGGACCATGTAACCGAATCCGTCGACGCTGTGCAACTGGAAGACGCCTTGTTATCATAG